The Malus sylvestris chromosome 3, drMalSylv7.2, whole genome shotgun sequence genomic sequence TGTACAAAGAGAGTTAAGGTATAAAGACAATTGAAATAGGATATGAGTCATAACAAAAATACTACTATATAATACAATTCTAAATATCATGAAAGATAACTCGATCAGTGCTTCCATTTTAATTGGTGCATAGATCTCACGCATGTCCACTTGTTAAGCAGGTTGTAGAACAGTCTACTCTAGCCCTCCTTAGTAAGTGCATCTGACAATTGATATTCGAATTTGTAAAACAGAGTTGGTGAAGTGGTATCTCAAATTTGACGAGATAGTAACCTGATTCGATTTTGAAGAAAATTAGGTAGATTAGTGCtttttctttaatatttttttttaattttataattaatgGGAAGAGGAAGGGTTCGAGACTCTTATAATAATTCTGGAAAAGAGGAAATTTCGAACCCGAGACGTATAAGTAAAAACTCAACACTCTATCACTAAAATATTGGACCACAAGCAAGTAGATTTATGTACTTACTTAAAGCTCAGAGTTGAGCTAAGACCATACTTATCTTGACCTATTGTTGTGAGTATGTTAAGATTATTTCAATTAAACCAAAGTGTGCATAATAATTGGGTTGCTGGCAAAAAGTTAAAGAGGTGTCTGCGAAGAACAAAAATTGCATGCTTGACTAACATGCTTATATTTTCTCTACTCGTTTGGGAATAGACTTTGGGAGGTAATACCatttttaaaactcaaactcaaTTAATAGTACTTTGCTTCTTGTTAAACTCATTTAAGGATCATACTCCTTTATGGAAACCATTAGAAAGAGAGATTATACTCATTATGTTCACCATCATGTGATGAGAAATGTAAATACAAGAAAATAATCTTAGGATGCATGTTATCTAATTTTGGAACACAGTTAGAAAATAAAGGATTTGACTATAATACTTTCATGTATTCAATAGAATCACTATTTTATTAATAAGATGATtgtattaaatatatatgttcACATAAATTATATATGCTCGTTGGATGATAATTTTATTGAATACATACAAATATTGTAACCGACTTATTTGAAAACATTCTAGAGTCATTTTATATTAGAGTGAATAAGtcatttaatttattaaaaaaaaaaaaaagagatgtaTTCAACAAAATGTAGAGTGTCACTAAAAGAAGTATGAGCTGAAAGCCCACATCTTCAACATAGGGCTATGGCCCTGCTTCAGTTCACAACTGCACATGAGAGGCAAAAGCCTCTACAAAGTAAAGGGTTTACGCGGTGGTCGAGATTTCGGCCATGGTGGTCGAGATGAGGGAtacgccgccgccgccgccttcGGAATCCATCCTTCAGGGAAGTTCAGTAGGTCCAGACAGATTTCTCTCGATATATAACCAAAACAAAGATCGCCAATATAAAGCGTCGAAAACTAGTTCAATGCTTCCACCCATGACCCTCAAGTGGCTGCTTCTTATTGCAGCAACGATGAGGTTTGATTCAACCCGACATGACGGACGTTATCATACGTTCATCATTGCATATTCTAATATGCAATGAGCCTCGTATTTTAATGTTGCAAAACAAAAGACTACTAGCAAAACAGATAATAGACTAAAACCCTGAAACTACAAAATCCTAGTGTCTATTTCCTGCGTTATAAGCACTAGCCAGCCTCTCCGCACGCGCGAGAGgccttttttttcgttttttatcTTATGACAGGATGACACTTTGATATAACGTTCTGCCAATATACAACTGAGGGGAAATGAGACAAGAATCATAAAACTTGATACATAAATGAAGGTTAAACTACATTTAAAGTTACAAAATTCATGGTCTTAGCAAGCAGCTTCAAAGTCACATAAAATCACACTTAAGGAAACATCCATATgttaacaaaaacaaatcactGTACCTGAAAATCATCACTTGAAACCACAGTAAGGAAAAAAGTGGGGGCTCCCACGCATAATTAGAGATGAATCCATAAAACAAGTGAATTGCACACACCACCTCGAAGCTCTAATAACTCGAGGATAAAACATCCTACACCCTGTTTGAAATCGGGGCCCCTCATGATGTAAATGTGCACACCACATTAATATCTCCTCCTAGGACTCCTTGAGCGACGTTCTCTAAGCGGTCTGCATAAATTAAAAATGTTAACACAAGATGTTTTAAAGAAGCATGTGCCTGAAAGTTAGTTATAAAAGCCTTAAGCATTATTAGAAACACCTATACTGTACGAAAATTTCACAAGATTTGGTGTAAATTAAAACCTTGAGTTCTTCCTGGATCCATCAAGGAAGGATCCATTGCTGAAGGCCCAATCAACAGTTAAAACTTGTGTAAGTAACGGTTCTCCGTTCATTTTGTCTATCGCAGTTTTTGCCTCTTTAAAACTCTCATATTCAATCAGTGCATACCCCtgatacaaaaaataataataacaattcaCATTAAGTCACTAAAGAACTATTATTTAACTTCTGACTAAGAAACCGGTCAAAACACTGTCTGAAAGCCTTCTAATCATCCATTGTCATATGAATTTAACGGTGCATCACcaaaacaaaagcatgaaataaGCCCCTTAGAATGTCAAATAGCATTCTTCCCATCCTATATTATTGTATGAATACAGAACTacttatttttctgaaaatagAACAAAAACTGCACTTCCTAAAGAAATTTAGACTCAAGCAATATATGGATTTGATTGTTCAAAAGCTTATTGTGAGATGCAAATATACTGTGGCTCAAGAAAGATGACTGCTTAACATTTTGATACAAAATCATATTCTTTGCTTTTACTGGAACAATATTATCACAGATGTACATATGCATTTAACATCCTAGTGAGCAGTTTCAGCATTTTAATATTTCCATTCCACAAtatattgtttttattattgGCTCCATTAGGATGTAAGAACTCCCAGTTTAGTTGCTTACCAAAATAACGGAAGGTCCATTATATGTAACAGATTTTTATTTAAACTTTTTAAGTTCGTAAGGCAAAAACCAACACCCCCACCCCCCTACTTCAACTCTATACCATCAGAGCACCTGATTAATGTAACAAAAGGTTCTGATCTCACAGGTAAATAAAACCCCCGTTTTAGGATTTGGAGCCTTTAGGTTTCCAGTTTAAAAAGATTATGTCGTCTAGACTTGGGTTAAAATAATGGCCAATATACCAAGTAAAGAAGGTGGGAACAGGATAAGAAGATATATCTGTCTATCCTCTTACCATAAAAGCATTAAGACTTTACAAGGCAAAAGCAATGTTTAATCAAGCTTCGTAATTGATCTAATTAGATGAGGGCTTATAGAATATGCTCTAGGAACCATGTAACATCGATAAAATGAATTGGCAAATAGAGACCCAGAATGTGGGTTACTTTTATGAAAAGAAAAGGCAAGCTTCTGACTTCCTCTTCACCCAATTCTTTTGAAAAGAGCATGACTGCTTCTTAATTCCCATTTTAAACAGTCAGAATAGGTCATAAGCCTTTTGGCCTTCACTTCTTAGAGTTAAACCACCACCCTGACATGTTGAGCTCCCCTTGTTCTTGTACAATCCTTTTGTGTGTATTTAGGGGGGGGAGTGGGGTTTGGGGTAGTGGTTCAATTCTTCATGCACTGTTGAATAATAGAATTTCCAATCTTGTAATTAAAAGGATTGATAATCCAACAACTAAATTCAAAAGCTCCATGGTCTTATGCAGATTCAGTCAGTTCTGTGAATTTTCAAAAACTTATTTCCATCCTTGACTAGAAAAGATTTAAGAATTTCACCcacaactttttttatttttttatttctggtATTCTCCATATTCTATAACTGATTAATTACTTATTACCACtgtttttcaataatttaaaaaaatgcacATCCAAATTTCATGGTATAGATAATGAAAGTACTATCATACCTTCACAAACCCGGTGCGGCGATCAAGATttaaatgcaaattttttatctCCCCATATTCACCAAATGCATCTTGTAGGTGGTCCTCTTGGGCCTCTTCATGGACCCCAGTGACCAGAATAATCCATCCCTCAACGGCTGTAGACATTTacaaaatgaaagaaagaaactGTCAGCAGATGCAAGGGTCAACTATATGTAAGTAAGATTAATTTCTCTATGGCtacaaaaaaatagaaaattctaTGATAGTTTAATGAAAAGGTTCTGTGTAAACCATACAAGAATTTAATTCTTGACTGACCAAAATCAAAACAGTAGGAATTTATACTAAATAATTCAACTATTGAGGCCTTAGCATTACTGAAATAAGTCTAACAAGCAATGGAAGGCAAGAATGGGCCAAATTAATATAATTGCCTTCATAGTTGAGATAAAGAATGAATTCATGACTTGGTACACATTCAAGCAGCTTCTTCCAGCAGGTAGAATTACGGGCCACCAACCCAAAATCAATGAGAGAACATATTACCCACTAGAGGTCAAAATGAAACACATTACAGTGGAATCTTAAAGTTTAAATTTGAACTAGTAAAAGAAATAGAAAAGATGTAGGCAAGATAATGAACATAAAATGAGGCTATATACACaccaacaagaaaaataaaaaaggaaaacttgATTTCCAAATAAGTAGGACACTATTATTTTTGCACAGAATGCTGAAGTGGATCTAGACTGCAATATGGTAGGCCATGCTTAACAAAAGAAGCCTAGCCCATAGAAGTTTATTTTAAATCTCTAGACAAGCATTTCAAGTTTTCAGTTAATAGAGAAAATATGATTTAACCCATCATTGCAACAAATAATCTTCCTTTTCCGATAAAGGAGGAAAGAACATGAGGTTTAAAAGTCATAAGCTTTCAAgtgagaaaaaaaggaaaaaagaaagaaaagatatGGAAAATTGAATGATTTTCTGCACCTTCGAGAATGAACTTCCCATATTCTTATTACATTTGTTTCCTGAAAAacctcaagaaaaaaaaaccatctcATGCTCATCTCATTCTTGCCGAAACTTCAATATGAAAGGTTTACATCTTACAAGCTCCAAATAAATCCACAAATTAGAGTCATAACCCACCTTTCCTACACATCTTATGCATTTGCAGTGTTCCTTTCTAGTCATACCCACAGATGTTATACTCAGTCCCAAATTTTAAagcatttaaacacattttgaCTGCCATTATGCTCCAAATTTCAACTTGCTGCCacaacacacacaacacacagaGATATACCTAATTACCCCCAATAAATCCGGACAAACAAAAATGAAGAATGCTACAAATCCAATCTAAAACCTGTTTCCATCAGATAAAACTCCAAGAATCCTAAAACCCTAGCTACCAGCAAATtctaaaaattgaaactttcCCAAAACATACAATCCAAGCTACCAATCAATCAGGAATCTCTTTCCATCAGATAAAACCCCATGAATTCTAAAATAATAGCTACCAATCAATTCTAAAATTGAAACTTTTCGCAGTACCAAAATGCAACAAAaacaaactatatatatatatatatatatatatagagagagagagagagagagagagagagagagagaagaggggtgGAGGGAGAGGAGATTTACATCGTTGGGGTTCGAGGCCGTTGGAGGAGTTGAGAGAGTCGAAGTGGGATGCAGTGAGGCGGCTGTTACGGTCGGCATTCAGATCTTCACGGAATCCGCGACCTTTGGTCTTCTTAGGGGCGGCAGACGCCGCTCCGACGCCGGTGATTGCGGACTTGAGCTTGGGGAGTGGTGCCCTGGGGGAGGCGGAGGGCTCGGCGTCGACGGCTCCGTCCTCGTCCATGAGGTCGTCATCTTCGGGCTCGAAGTCCACCGTTTCTACATCTCCGCTCGCCATAGCTGATGCGCTAGGAGCCCTGGAGGGTTCTAGTCTAGATGAGGAAGCGAAAAGGGCACAAGGGTTTGGGAATTGGGACGATTGGGATTTATGGGTTTTGCGTTGGGCTTTTTTGAGGAGacgattgtttttttttattttttttttttaacaaacatatCACTTACACTGAGCAGAAAAAGGTGACCTTAATCTCTCAATGagctaataataatgtggttcaaatttacctttggtgagaatcgaatctaagatctctcacttataagtgaagagaaaaatcactagactgtagtactaagtgactgaTTGTTGTATTGAACAAGAGGTTTTTTAGTATAACCTATACAAActgtgagatatgtgtgttaaaaaattaaaaacttaaaaaaataaaatttcccactacttctataaaaacacgtggtgtacatCCGCGTTCCTGtcacaatgaattttttttcatattgaacaaattttggttttgttgATTGGACTAGTATGATATTCATATAGAACAAGAACTGAAACCAAATAGAACCAAttaaaaaaatcgaaccgaaccaaaatcaTTTGATTCGGTTTCAGTTTCAGTAATTCAAGAATCGAACTAAACCGTATATatattaatgttatttatttattatgttggatattttattttttaaacccaATTTCAAGCACAATTTGTAAACCCAAATACTTTAAAAGCTAAAATTCAAGtccatttaaaaaaaaggtCTTCTTACTACAAACCCTTGCATATTCTTTTCTCCATCCTTTCTTCTTGCCGCATCTTCTCTCCCTCGtctttttgtctttcttttctccttttctttctccCCAACAGGCCCATCTTGGTTCCTCTCCcacttatttctttttttttattctccctcttctttcttctctccccCTTCTCCCGCCCTCCTCCAACGCCTCACTGACTATAAACCACCGCCAATTTTGAGCTACGTTTTAGATCCTTGAGGGTTTGTTTTTGCAGAACAATAATCATAATCTTCCAAACAAGTTGCCACAAAATAATAACAGCAATGCATTAAGACAGAGGAGTGATGATATTACAATTTGCTTTGCTCTCACATCTTCTATATATGtaaaacaataatcatatcctagctattattcttcttttttaCTGTAAAGTAATCACGATGAGTTTACTTACTTTCTTCCCCTTTTGATTTTGGGTTGCACATCACAATTCGAATCATGAATTTAGGATAAGGGTAGGGGGTGCAGTAGCATATATTCTCATACAGGGATTACAAAGGATCAattttagaattaaaaaaaaatgttccaGGAAAAAAGGagaaccaaaccaaaatcaaacTGGAAATAATCGAAatctaaagtaaaaaaaaaaccaaactgaaccAAACCAAATAGTAACTTCAGTTTGAATttcgattttggcaaaaaaccgaactgaaTGGAAATGAACTCATTCCTACGTGAGCTTAATATGAGGAAGTGTACGCATAAAATAATGAGCATCATTCACTACATACCCAATCGGAGAAGTATTATCCACTGCCTCTAAATTTAACGCAACAAGGACTAGATGGGCATCAACTTCGAATTCCATTGGACTTGTTGACACTTCCTGAGCAAACATGACCGCTGTTCTTACTACTTCCATCTTAGCCTGTAATGATGATGATATTCCAGCCATTTTCAACGCCATCACAGGCACAAACGTTCCCGTATCATCTAGTATTACTACACCCATTCCCCATACACGACTGTGCTCCTCCCAGCCCCAGGCCCTATCAAAATTCATTTTGACCATCCAAGTTCCAGCTTCTTCCAGTTTACACAACAACGTGTTATGTGGTTATCGTCTTACCATGCCATTTCTTGAACTCCTGCAGATTGAATTTCCATTGGATGCGTGGAAGAGCCATTCGAGAAGAATGCATTCTTATCTTTCCAAATGGTCCAAACAAGGACGAGTACAAGATCAAAATTGTCATTGGACAACTTCGCCAGACTTGCAATCCAATCCTTCCAACCACAGTTTTTAGCTACATTCACTCGAAGCATAGTGGGCTCAAAAAAACAAACTGCAACGGCCTTCGGGCAGTCTTTCAAAATGTGTTCTACTAATTCATCCACCCTATCACAGAACATACACGCAGCAAGTGATGATTTTTCGCTTCATCGGGTTTGCCCTAGTTGGTAAAACATTCCAGCAATTTCGCCATCCACAAATCTTAAATTTATTGGCACACAAGATCTCCATAATGCCTTCCACATATGTTTTATCTCAACAGCCATCAAGGACCATTCCATTTCGCATGTCAAATCATATCATCTCGTGGTTGAAGAAAACTTCACGGAATATTTAATaatgagtaatgctaggtagattaaaattttaaatcatgtAATGTGTTACCAATagtaaataagcacattaataaatacttaagtaataattcaatcatcaatcaCCATGTtatatggtttacaaaatttagcgtaaaaatttggtctctctAGAATTACCCTTTAATAATTAtcgaattaaaaaaattgtaatatcATAAATAAAAGCTTTAATAAACTAAAATATTTTTCTAGAATTGTTTAGGACAATGCTTTGTATTTTTAAAGTTCATGTCAATATTTTTGTGAGTACGTAATACCTTGTCAATATAGACACCTTCTTGTTGACCTTAGAAATTATAATGCTTATGTAGTGCGCAGACCGAGTAACTATTGAGCTAACTACATCTTTCTTGTGAATACAGGTGTGTCAACTTCTGGCCCAGCTTGGTCGGGCGAATAGAATaaatgtggtggtggtgccaaaTGTGCTACTGATTTATGCACTTGAGCGATTAcggtcgaggaaggaacaccTATCAGGGTtctagaacctgaagacaaAATTGCTTACTTCATTATGAAGCTTAGGATATTCTACACCAGGCTCGACAACTTCAGCTATATTCATAAGAATATAAGTGCGCCAAATCAGTATCATGTTGTACGGGCAAAGATATCCAAAAGAGATAAGTGTCATTATGGTGAATACGACTCAGTAGTCTGAATGTCAAACTATGAAGTGTACTTAGGAGTAACCAATCATATGACACCTTACTTCGCTGGGGAGCTATTGAAGTGACTTCTTTAGGCGAAAGAATTGAAAACTCTTTGCTAGTCAAGACTTTGATAGATAACCAACCAACCGGAAGCAGTGTTGttaatccaaattgaagatacACCTAATGTAAGTCAACTATAATATGCACACTAAAAGTACTGACCTTGAGAAGTCATTGAATCCAAGCACAATAATGAATCACGAACACATCAACAAGCAAAGATCTTCTGCTCTCTTTACACGCCTTATGCACTCATATATGGGGTAGGTTTTGTGCTAGAATATTGTGTATAAGAGTGGGGACCTAAGCCTTATATTTATACGTGAGTATATTAGATTTCTTACCCATAAATAAATCCCTAATACATATCTTTAGCACCTCCAGAATCCATGACCTAACAGAAAAGATATTCCCAATCATTGTAGGTTTACTTCACCACCAAGTAATCCAGGATAATCAAATATTTCGTCCTATCTTGTAATCTTAATCAAATAGGACTACTAAATAGATGTAAGCCCAATAAAagtcttacattctcccacttgggcaagACATCTATTCAAACGCTTTCTTTAGGATCAAGAATCGATTTCCTTATGCACGCAACTTTGGAAGATTATTTGATAACAATATCTTTTCAAACTTAGTGTCAAATATCATTAGCTTATAGAACTATAGACCATGATATCCAATAGAGTGAATACATACCTCTATAATCACATACAAGCAACAATATTCACATAAAGTACCAACAAGTCATggacaaacatatatatatgataagTGAGCTTAACAGTGAATATCACACTTAACACATATAGTCCTCTTTACGATCACAAAGTGATCTTCCTTAATGCTTAGAATAAGCCCTTATGTCAAAAGGACAATCTTGATATATAGTAAAATTAGCTAACTAGAATGAAATAAGTATGTagaaacaaaatatattattatttaaggCATATCCATGAAAACtcaatcaaaagaaaaatttcaaAACTAAAACAGATAACTCATAAACAAGAATAACTCGAGCTCCCACTATTCTAAGGCATCTTCGAAACTTGATAGGACTCCCATGCTTGTGACATGTTTTAGAAAACCTATATTAGAGATAGCTTTGTTTAATGGGTTTGCAATCAAGTCCACGATATTGATATAATCAACAGTAGTGAATCCTTCTTGCATCTTCTCTCTAACCTTAAAAAAACTTTACGTCAACATGCTTGAGTCCTAAAGATCTCTTGTTATTTTTGCAAAAGAAAACAGCTCCCTTGTTGTCACAATACAACTAAATATGTCTTGATATATTATCAACAACCTGAATACCTAATAAAAAATTCCTCAACCAAATGCCATGCATTGTTGCTTCAAAACATGCCATGAACTCGGCATGCATTGTCGAGACAACCACTATTTTCTGTTTGACACTTTTCCAAGCTAATGCACCACTTCGAAACATAAACACAAAACTGAAAGTTGACATTATGTCATATGCACATCTAGCGAAATTGGAATCAGAGTAACCTACCAATTCTAACTTGTCAATCTTCTTGAAAACGAGCATGTGATCTTTTGTTCTTTGTAAATAACGCATAACCTTCTTTGCAGTTTTCCAGTGTGCCACTCCTGGATTAGATTGGTATCTACCTAGAACACTAACAGAAAATCTTAGGTTTGGGCGAGTACATACTTGAGCATACATAATGCTTCCAACCATTGAAGCATAAGGTTTGTTCTTCATCTCCTCCCTTTCTATATCATTCCTTGAACAATCTTTGTTACTCAATTTATCTCCCTTGGTGATTGGAACTTCAGCACCATTACTTGTCAACATGTTAAATCTCTTCAATACTTTCTCAACATAAGCCTTTTGTGAGAGACCTAACAAACCATGACTTCTATCTCGGTGAATTTCAATGCCCAAAACATAAGAAGCCTCTCCAAGGTCCTTCATCTCaaaattcttagacaaaaaaTCTTTGGTGTCATATATCAAATCCTTATCACTATTGGCAAGTagtatgtcatcaacatataagacAAGAAAAATAAACTTGCTCCTACAGAATTTAACATATATGCAtgcatcaattttattttccttGAAACCATATGAAGTGACAATCTTATCGAAtttcaaataccattgccttgaaGCTTGCTTTAACCTATATATTGACCTCTTCAACTTACACACCAAGTGCTCTTTTCCTTCCTCCACAAAACCTTCGGGTTGCTTCATGaatatttcttcatccaaatcaccATTGAGGAATGCAGTTTTAAAGTCCATTTGATGCAAATATAGATCAAAGTGTGCTTCCAAGGCCATGATAGTTCTAAATGCATCTTTTGTTGAAACTGGAGAAAAGTCTCAATGTAGTTTACACCTTCTTGTTGTGTTAAACCTTTAACTACCAATCTCGCCTTGTGTCTTTCAATGTTGCCTTTATAATCCTTCTTAGTTTTAAACACCCACTTACATCCAATAGGTTTACCTCCTTGCAGTGGTTCAACTAGCTCCCACTCTTTATTGTTTTCCATGGACTCTAATTCACTTTGCATAGCTTCAATCCACTTTTCTAACTCTACACCAGCAAAAGCCTCCTTGTATGTTAAAGAATCTTCATATTCTGAAACATTATAGTCCATCTCACTCATGTAAACAAAATCTGGTAATGCAGTTGGCCTTCTCTCTCTAGGATCTCATAACTTCTGTGTCTCATGTTGTAGTCAGCAAGTTCAATGTTTTCTTCCACATAAGGCGTTTCATCTTATACAATTTCTTGATTCATTGGCTCAACAACGTGCTCAACTTGTGGTAGAGGTCGAAGTAAATGAATGGTTATTATTGGTTCAAGAATAGTGGGATTGATTGGTTCAGTCCCAATTTCTCcttctttttcaaaaataaagtTCTTGTTTACTCATTCAACAACATCATACTCATTGAACTTGGCTTTTCTAGTCTCTACAACTCTAGTGGTGTGATTAGGACTATAAAACCAAAAACCTTTTGATCTTTCTGCATAGTCAATGAAAAAACAATTGATTGCCTTAGGATCCAACTTAGATAACTCTGGATTGTAAACTCGGGCTTCAATTTTGCATCCCCATACATACAAGTGATTTAGACTTGGTTTTCTTTTATTCCACAACTCAAAAGGTGTTTGGGACCTCACTTGCTAAGAACTCTATTAAGGATGTAGTTGGTAGTCTTAATCGCATCTTCCCATAGAAATCTTGGAAGATTAGTGTTACAAATCATGCTTCTCACCATATCTTTCAAGGTCCTATTTCTTCGTTTACTTACTCCATTCTATTCTAGGATCTCAGGGTTTTTGTACTGAGCAACTATCCCACAATCTTGTAGATAACATGCAAAAGGTGTAGGATCCCTTCCTTGCTCATCATACTTGCCATAATATTCTCCATCCTTATTGGATCGAACCACTTTAATTTTTAGGTCAGTTTTAAAGACTTTGAAAACCTCAAAAGCACTagatttagttgggattaggtAGAGATAACAGAACCTTGAGTAATCATCAATGAAAGTGATGAAATACCTATGACCATCTAGAGTTTCGATTGGAAAAAAACCACATATGTCGGTATGGATAATCTCTAAGATATGAGAACTCCTAGTTGACCCTAATTTCCTTGAGCTAGTCATCTTTCCTTTAATGCACTCAATACAATCACCATAATCTGAAAAGTCTAATGGAGGAATAATTTCCTCCTTTACTAGGCATTGCATTCTTTCTCTAGATATGTGACCTAGACGTTTGTTCCATAACCTTGATGAACTAAATATGCCATAACCTTGATGAACTATCTCTAATGAGAGGACGTTTTTGACCTATGGTTTCAACATTAAGAgctaatttttcttttccaagagtTAATTGAAACATTTCATCAACTAACAAACCATTCCTAACACGaatagaatttaaaaacaaatcaaaaccaaattcaTGCATATCAACTTTAAACTTCGACTTACAAGTTTGGAAACTGAAATCAAATTCCTTCTCATGAAGGTAGataaacaacatcattta encodes the following:
- the LOC126617275 gene encoding RNA-binding protein Y14-like, coding for MASGDVETVDFEPEDDDLMDEDGAVDAEPSASPRAPLPKLKSAITGVGAASAAPKKTKGRGFREDLNADRNSRLTASHFDSLNSSNGLEPQRSVEGWIILVTGVHEEAQEDHLQDAFGEYGEIKNLHLNLDRRTGFVKGYALIEYESFKEAKTAIDKMNGEPLLTQVLTVDWAFSNGSFLDGSRKNSRPLRERRSRSPRRRY